The Pseudomonadota bacterium genome includes a region encoding these proteins:
- a CDS encoding class I SAM-dependent DNA methyltransferase, translating into MNDATDKHTPEAVEAFIDRWTDTGGKERANYQLFLTELCQLLDLPGPEPAGPDPAKNGYVFERRVDINHPDGSTTRGYIDLYRRGHFVLEAKQVSEKHESSRWDKAMLRAAAQADTYIRALPAEEGRPPFLLTCDVGKTIEVYSEFTRSGATYVPFPDPRAHRIHLEDLREEKVRERLKKIWTDPDSLDPSKYAARVTREISDTLAKLARTLEKDGYKVERVAHFIKRCLFTMFCEDVGLLPTGEFTALLQKLKDTPEHFASAVGNLWETMNTGGYSGVLNSEILRFNGSLFVDINPIALDADQIELLIDAAKHDWSQVEPAIFGTLLERALDPEERHKLGAHYTPRAYVERLVMPTVIDPLRDEWKNVQAAAAALEAQGKHDKAVNEIRDFHRKLCEIRILDPACGSGNFLYVTLEHMKRLEGEILGTLADLGEGQNLLEMQGNTVDPHQFLGIEINPRAAAIAEMVLWIGYLQWHFRTHGHINPPQPVLRAFENIECRDAVLAYDRWEYKMDEHGRPVMRWDGKTYKKSPTTGEDIPDESAQVPEEVYVNPRKAEWPEADYVVGNPPFIGAASMRRALGDGYVDALRKTWKEVPESSDFVMYWWNKAADLVRNGHIHQFGLITTNSLRQTFNRRVLERHLNEKKPLTLAFVVPDHPWVDGADGAAVRIAMTVGTVDERLGQLKTITKEGPTQEDAREVTFSTRSGLIFADLSVGADVVGSTALTSNKRLCFEGIKPHGMGFVLTQDEAKKLQCFSPNANSSVIRNYCNGRDIVGKPRNVKIIDLFGLSENQVRTQYPAIYQWVADRVKPERDAKAHTKDGAGYARKWWLFGKPRQDMRASLVGLDRYIATVKTAKHRLFLLLQTDILPDSKLICISLTDPFILGTLCSRAHFVWSIASGSALEDRPTYVVSRCFETFPFPAPDDATRRTICKLAEQIDTHRKRQQDQHTGLTMTGMYNVLEKLRREEPLTDKEKEIHEQGLVSVLRELHDDLDRAVFPAYGWDDLAEKLVGRPGATTPWPEKPEDQLEAEEELLQRLVDLNHQRAAEEAKGKIRWLRPDYQAPEEIAQQGELATEESEAPDTRRPGPDPGPSKKLPWPKTLQAQIRAVRDQLATGPMDAPTLATRFKRKPEKSVVQVLDALTELGMIRTDEQGTCRLREV; encoded by the coding sequence GGACAAGGCCATGCTGCGCGCCGCCGCCCAGGCCGACACCTACATCCGCGCCCTGCCCGCCGAGGAAGGCCGCCCGCCCTTCCTGCTGACCTGCGACGTCGGCAAGACCATCGAGGTCTATTCCGAGTTCACCCGCTCGGGCGCGACCTATGTGCCCTTCCCGGACCCTAGAGCGCACCGCATCCACCTCGAAGACCTGCGCGAGGAAAAAGTCCGCGAGCGCCTCAAGAAGATCTGGACCGACCCCGACAGCCTGGACCCGTCCAAGTACGCCGCCCGCGTCACCCGCGAGATCAGCGACACCCTGGCCAAGCTGGCGCGCACCCTGGAAAAGGACGGCTACAAGGTCGAACGCGTCGCCCACTTCATCAAGCGCTGCCTGTTCACCATGTTCTGCGAGGACGTCGGCCTGCTGCCCACCGGCGAGTTCACCGCCCTACTCCAGAAACTTAAAGATACGCCCGAACACTTCGCCAGCGCCGTCGGCAACCTGTGGGAAACGATGAACACCGGCGGCTACAGCGGCGTGCTCAACAGCGAGATCCTGCGCTTCAACGGCAGCCTGTTCGTCGACATCAACCCGATCGCCCTCGACGCCGACCAGATCGAACTGCTGATCGACGCGGCCAAGCACGACTGGAGCCAGGTCGAACCGGCCATCTTCGGCACATTGTTGGAACGTGCGCTAGACCCCGAAGAACGCCACAAGCTCGGCGCACACTACACGCCCCGAGCCTACGTCGAGCGCCTGGTCATGCCCACCGTCATCGACCCACTCAGAGACGAATGGAAAAACGTCCAGGCCGCCGCCGCAGCCCTGGAAGCACAAGGCAAGCACGACAAGGCCGTCAACGAAATCCGCGACTTCCACCGCAAGCTGTGCGAAATCAGAATCCTCGACCCGGCCTGCGGCAGCGGCAACTTCCTCTACGTCACGCTCGAACACATGAAGCGCCTGGAAGGCGAAATTCTGGGCACCCTTGCCGACCTGGGCGAAGGCCAGAACCTGCTCGAAATGCAGGGCAACACCGTCGACCCGCACCAGTTCCTGGGGATCGAGATCAACCCCAGAGCCGCCGCCATCGCCGAAATGGTCCTGTGGATCGGCTACCTGCAATGGCACTTCCGAACCCACGGCCACATCAACCCGCCCCAGCCGGTCTTAAGAGCCTTCGAAAACATCGAATGCCGCGACGCCGTCCTGGCCTACGACCGCTGGGAATACAAAATGGACGAACACGGCCGCCCCGTCATGCGCTGGGACGGCAAGACCTACAAAAAGAGCCCCACCACCGGCGAAGACATCCCCGACGAGTCAGCGCAGGTGCCGGAGGAGGTTTACGTCAATCCGAGGAAGGCGGAGTGGCCGGAGGCGGATTATGTGGTGGGGAATCCGCCATTCATTGGGGCGGCCAGCATGCGCCGTGCCCTCGGCGACGGCTACGTTGACGCTCTGAGAAAGACCTGGAAAGAAGTCCCCGAGTCTAGCGATTTCGTCATGTACTGGTGGAACAAGGCCGCGGACTTGGTCCGCAACGGCCACATCCACCAGTTCGGCCTTATCACCACAAACAGCCTGCGCCAAACTTTCAACCGCCGCGTTCTCGAACGACACTTGAACGAGAAAAAGCCGCTAACGCTGGCGTTTGTTGTTCCCGATCATCCATGGGTAGACGGTGCAGACGGCGCAGCGGTTCGCATCGCAATGACAGTTGGCACGGTTGACGAACGCTTGGGGCAATTGAAGACGATAACAAAAGAAGGCCCCACACAAGAAGATGCTCGAGAAGTAACATTCTCAACTAGATCGGGGCTCATTTTCGCCGACCTTTCCGTAGGTGCTGACGTTGTTGGGTCTACTGCTTTGACGTCTAACAAGCGTCTTTGTTTTGAAGGCATCAAGCCTCATGGCATGGGCTTTGTACTCACACAAGATGAAGCCAAAAAGCTCCAATGCTTCAGCCCCAACGCCAATTCTTCTGTCATACGGAATTACTGCAATGGCCGGGACATTGTTGGAAAACCTCGCAATGTGAAGATTATTGACTTATTCGGATTATCTGAGAATCAAGTCCGAACGCAATACCCAGCCATTTATCAGTGGGTGGCGGATCGGGTTAAACCAGAAAGAGATGCTAAAGCTCACACGAAGGATGGCGCTGGTTACGCCAGAAAATGGTGGCTTTTTGGAAAGCCAAGGCAAGACATGCGTGCATCCCTTGTCGGGCTTGATCGCTATATCGCTACAGTTAAGACGGCTAAACACAGACTCTTTCTTTTATTGCAGACGGACATCCTTCCGGACAGCAAGCTCATTTGCATATCACTAACCGACCCCTTCATTCTAGGAACGCTATGCTCTCGAGCCCACTTTGTTTGGTCCATTGCTTCAGGCAGCGCCCTTGAGGATCGACCTACCTATGTGGTTAGCCGCTGCTTTGAAACCTTCCCCTTTCCTGCACCCGACGACGCTACTCGAAGGACGATCTGCAAACTGGCCGAACAAATTGACACACACAGAAAGCGCCAACAGGACCAACACACCGGCCTGACCATGACCGGCATGTACAACGTCCTGGAAAAACTCCGCCGCGAAGAGCCCCTGACCGACAAGGAAAAGGAAATCCACGAACAGGGTCTGGTCTCCGTCCTGCGCGAACTCCACGACGACCTCGACCGCGCCGTCTTCCCGGCTTACGGCTGGGACGACCTGGCCGAAAAACTCGTCGGCCGCCCCGGCGCCACCACCCCCTGGCCCGAAAAGCCCGAAGACCAACTGGAAGCCGAAGAAGAACTCCTCCAACGCCTCGTCGACCTAAACCACCAACGCGCCGCCGAAGAAGCCAAAGGCAAAATCCGCTGGCTACGCCCCGACTACCAGGCCCCGGAAGAAATCGCCCAACAAGGCGAGCTGGCAACGGAAGAATCAGAAGCCCCCGACACCCGTCGTCCCGGACCCGATCCGGGACCTTCCAAGAAGCTGCCGTGGCCGAAGACCTTGCAAGCCCAAATCCGAGCTGTCCGCGACCAACTCGCCACCGGCCCCATGGACGCCCCTACCCTGGCCACGCGATTCAAACGGAAGCCTGAAAAATCGGTTGTCCAAGTCCTGGACGCCCTGACGGAACTGGGGATGATCCGTACCGACGAGCAGGGAACATGCCGACTTCGGGAGGTATAA
- a CDS encoding type II toxin-antitoxin system HicA family toxin, whose protein sequence is MGKYQKLLSSILSGRSDANIEFDELCRLLERLGFEQRVRGSHHIFRKSGVHERPNLQSTGGKAKPYQVKQVREIITRYKLSE, encoded by the coding sequence ATGGGTAAGTATCAGAAACTGCTGAGCTCTATTCTCTCCGGCCGCTCGGATGCCAATATTGAGTTTGACGAGCTATGCCGATTGCTGGAAAGATTGGGTTTCGAGCAACGAGTGCGAGGCTCCCATCATATTTTCCGCAAATCAGGCGTCCATGAACGACCGAATTTGCAGAGCACGGGCGGCAAAGCGAAACCCTACCAGGTAAAGCAGGTCAGAGAAATTATCACCAGATACAAACTCTCGGAGTAG
- a CDS encoding type II toxin-antitoxin system HicB family antitoxin, translating into MHRYEIIIFWSEEDNAFIAEVPELPGCQAHGESQGEALKNAQQAIELWLDTAREFGDPIPEPKGRRLMYA; encoded by the coding sequence ATGCACCGATACGAAATCATTATCTTCTGGAGCGAAGAAGACAACGCCTTCATCGCGGAAGTGCCAGAGCTCCCGGGCTGCCAGGCCCACGGTGAATCTCAGGGGGAGGCGCTGAAAAACGCCCAGCAGGCTATCGAGCTCTGGCTGGATACCGCCCGCGAGTTCGGCGACCCGATCCCCGAACCAAAGGGCCGCCGCCTCATGTACGCATAA
- a CDS encoding type II toxin-antitoxin system HicB family antitoxin encodes MNQRFTVTIEREDDTYVALCPELDIASQGKTAVHARRNLSEALELFLVSASPTEVRDRFRSQTLPRN; translated from the coding sequence ATGAATCAGCGTTTCACAGTCACGATCGAACGCGAAGACGACACCTACGTTGCCCTATGCCCGGAACTCGACATCGCTAGCCAGGGAAAAACTGCTGTGCACGCCCGCAGGAATTTGAGCGAAGCGCTTGAACTGTTCCTCGTGTCAGCGTCGCCTACTGAAGTCCGTGATCGTTTCCGGTCTCAAACTCTCCCCAGAAACTGA
- a CDS encoding restriction endonuclease, with the protein MGPILDALRELGGSGKPREVSEWISEKHQIQGTPLEETLKSGQSRFYNQVHWARQYLVWEGLLDASKRGVWTLTDRGFETRLSEGESRDLFLKWVKIHADARKDSESVSESSDADVEIPDEDHRQLLLELLKKVTPEGFEQICARLLRESGFEKVTVTGGPKDEGIDGIGILQVNPFVSFKVLFQCKRYQGSVSRAQVGDFRNAMIGRADKGIIMTTGTFTADARKEADRDGAPPVELVDSEKLVEMFEAAGLGVRPKTVYEVDQAFFGRFLPSD; encoded by the coding sequence ATGGGCCCAATTCTGGATGCGCTCCGAGAGTTGGGCGGCTCAGGGAAGCCACGGGAAGTCTCCGAATGGATTTCTGAGAAACACCAGATCCAGGGCACACCGTTGGAAGAGACGCTGAAGTCCGGGCAGTCCCGATTTTACAACCAAGTCCACTGGGCACGTCAGTATCTGGTCTGGGAGGGGCTGCTGGATGCCTCCAAGCGGGGTGTCTGGACATTGACGGACCGGGGCTTCGAGACCCGTCTGTCTGAAGGAGAATCGCGTGATCTGTTCCTGAAATGGGTAAAGATTCATGCCGATGCCCGCAAGGATTCTGAATCCGTTTCAGAATCGTCGGATGCAGATGTAGAAATTCCCGATGAGGATCACCGCCAGCTGCTGCTTGAACTGCTCAAGAAGGTAACACCAGAGGGATTCGAGCAGATTTGCGCGAGACTGCTGCGGGAGTCTGGGTTCGAGAAGGTTACCGTTACCGGCGGCCCGAAGGACGAGGGAATCGACGGTATCGGAATCCTCCAGGTCAATCCCTTCGTCAGCTTCAAAGTGCTCTTTCAGTGCAAGCGCTATCAAGGCTCGGTTTCGCGCGCACAAGTTGGCGATTTTCGAAATGCCATGATCGGGCGAGCGGACAAGGGCATCATCATGACTACGGGCACATTTACGGCGGATGCCCGAAAAGAGGCGGATCGCGATGGGGCGCCGCCGGTCGAGCTGGTGGATAGTGAAAAACTTGTCGAGATGTTCGAGGCTGCTGGCCTGGGCGTGAGGCCAAAGACGGTTTACGAAGTGGATCAGGCGTTTTTCGGGCGATTCCTGCCTTCGGACTAG
- a CDS encoding DUF4238 domain-containing protein, translating into MSGRPQIQHWVPRFYLKHFATEETRRTPNPKVWVINKSKSPSEPELMTTRRICGQRFLYTPEGTDGSRDWSLEEHLSELESQAAEYWEALSRAQLDLSEPTTRSRVAEFLAALHLRNKFVFDLYKGVMETKIALFGETELTQRVAREKNNDDRPDPTHAGRFFAQSTKNNIPSVKESFMSFRWTLLKCEQNVLITSDVPVSFIDSLPQRSGPGAKDPKAIFPVSPSTMLYMEHCDGQPDTVQKEIDGALFWKINRVIAHQAEMFVVLGMQPTPDMSQLEL; encoded by the coding sequence ATGAGCGGAAGACCCCAAATTCAACACTGGGTGCCGCGATTCTATCTCAAGCACTTTGCTACAGAGGAAACAAGGAGGACTCCAAACCCGAAAGTCTGGGTGATCAATAAAAGCAAGAGTCCTTCAGAGCCCGAACTGATGACGACCAGAAGGATTTGCGGTCAGCGATTCTTGTATACGCCCGAGGGGACTGATGGCAGCCGAGACTGGAGTCTTGAAGAGCACCTCTCGGAGCTTGAGAGCCAGGCAGCAGAGTACTGGGAAGCGCTTTCTAGAGCGCAACTCGATCTATCAGAGCCAACGACTCGAAGTCGAGTAGCCGAATTTCTAGCTGCACTTCACCTACGCAACAAATTCGTGTTTGATCTATACAAGGGAGTAATGGAAACTAAAATCGCGCTATTTGGTGAGACCGAACTTACTCAACGTGTAGCGCGTGAGAAAAACAATGACGATCGACCGGACCCGACTCATGCTGGACGATTCTTTGCACAGAGCACGAAGAACAACATCCCGAGCGTCAAGGAGTCATTTATGTCCTTTCGCTGGACGCTCCTGAAGTGCGAACAGAATGTTCTGATTACCTCTGACGTACCCGTATCATTTATCGATTCGTTGCCACAACGATCCGGACCAGGAGCGAAAGATCCGAAAGCAATTTTTCCAGTCTCGCCCAGCACAATGCTCTATATGGAGCACTGCGATGGGCAGCCCGATACCGTCCAAAAGGAGATTGACGGAGCACTGTTCTGGAAGATCAACCGTGTTATTGCGCATCAAGCTGAAATGTTCGTGGTTCTTGGCATGCAACCCACGCCAGATATGAGCCAGTTAGAGCTCTAG
- a CDS encoding helix-turn-helix transcriptional regulator, with the protein MARTLTDKLNSLPADRRERIEARAAELIDQELTLRELRKALDMTQTALAEQLKVGQETVSRLERRTDMLLSTLDDYVQALGGRLELNVEFPGHRKIRLKSLHEPKSHSEEAA; encoded by the coding sequence ATGGCAAGAACACTGACCGACAAGCTGAATTCGCTGCCCGCTGATCGACGCGAGCGCATCGAAGCGCGGGCGGCTGAATTGATCGACCAGGAGTTGACCCTGCGTGAGCTGCGCAAGGCGCTCGACATGACCCAGACGGCACTGGCCGAGCAGCTCAAGGTGGGTCAGGAAACGGTTTCGCGTCTTGAACGCCGAACCGACATGCTGCTCAGTACCCTGGACGATTACGTGCAGGCGCTGGGCGGTCGCCTGGAGCTTAACGTGGAGTTTCCCGGCCACAGGAAGATCCGGCTCAAGTCGCTGCATGAGCCGAAGTCGCATAGCGAGGAAGCGGCCTGA
- a CDS encoding addiction module toxin RelE — protein sequence MQREVRLADEFDPEFDELPEIVQDELLARAKLLEAFGPELGRPHADTLNASRHPNMKELRFNADDGVWRVAFAFDPDRAAILLVAADKAGVKERRFYRRLIKLAVSDSTNICKERSDHGKNTDRQAEFAAR from the coding sequence ATGCAGCGGGAAGTCAGGCTTGCCGATGAGTTCGATCCTGAATTCGACGAGCTGCCCGAGATCGTCCAGGACGAGCTTCTGGCGAGGGCGAAGTTGCTCGAGGCGTTCGGGCCGGAACTGGGGCGTCCCCACGCGGACACCCTGAATGCATCCAGGCATCCGAACATGAAGGAGTTGCGATTCAATGCTGATGACGGCGTATGGAGAGTCGCCTTTGCTTTCGACCCGGACAGGGCGGCCATTCTGCTCGTGGCCGCGGACAAGGCCGGGGTGAAGGAGCGAAGGTTCTACCGCCGGCTGATCAAGCTCGCGGTGAGCGATTCGACAAACATTTGCAAAGAGAGAAGTGATCATGGCAAGAACACTGACCGACAAGCTGAATTCGCTGCCCGCTGA
- a CDS encoding PEP-CTERM sorting domain-containing protein produces MKKRISVSLAAVGLLCAMFVLPAQAQTSGLCCLEPNPSATPTPDGEPRGGGTNPVLTFEGLIDLEPVEAFYDGGLGGNGSGPGPDLGITFSSNGLAIISAESPDGTGNFTNNPSGDTILFFLTGTETIMNVPAGFTDGFSFFYSAASQPGTVRVYDGLDGTGTLLAELSLPITPPTGTTPYTFDNWQEFGASFSGTALSVDFAGTADQIGFDNITLGSSVPGGGGGEPFPEFFPVPVGGLTWAILLTLVLMITGIVLLRR; encoded by the coding sequence ATGAAAAAGCGAATCAGCGTGTCACTGGCGGCCGTGGGCCTGCTCTGCGCGATGTTTGTACTGCCTGCCCAGGCCCAAACCAGCGGTTTGTGCTGCCTGGAGCCCAACCCCAGCGCCACACCCACGCCCGACGGAGAACCCCGTGGCGGCGGCACGAACCCCGTTCTGACCTTCGAGGGACTTATCGACCTGGAGCCCGTGGAAGCGTTTTACGACGGCGGGCTCGGTGGTAACGGTTCCGGACCGGGACCTGACCTGGGGATCACGTTCTCATCGAACGGCCTGGCGATTATTTCCGCGGAATCGCCGGATGGCACCGGCAACTTTACCAACAACCCGTCGGGTGACACCATCCTGTTTTTCCTGACCGGCACGGAAACCATCATGAACGTGCCTGCCGGCTTTACCGACGGCTTTTCGTTCTTCTACAGCGCCGCCAGCCAGCCCGGCACGGTTCGCGTCTATGACGGACTGGACGGCACCGGAACCCTTCTGGCCGAGCTGAGTCTGCCCATCACGCCGCCGACCGGCACCACGCCGTACACGTTCGACAACTGGCAGGAATTCGGCGCCAGTTTTTCGGGCACCGCCCTGTCGGTGGACTTTGCCGGTACGGCCGACCAGATCGGCTTTGACAATATCACTCTCGGCAGCAGCGTGCCGGGCGGCGGCGGCGGAGAACCGTTTCCGGAGTTCTTCCCGGTTCCCGTCGGCGGCCTGACCTGGGCAATCCTCTTGACCCTGGTTCTGATGATTACAGGCATTGTGCTGCTGCGTCGATAA
- a CDS encoding S1/P1 nuclease: MRPAILVICLISSTSALGWGQTGHRAAAEVAEHFLSPEARHAANDILGREDLARASTWPDFMRADQSEFWQEAANPWHFVTVPEGRRYADVGAPPEGDAHSALTRFSETVVDPEADHDERALALRFIIHIIADLHQPLHVGNGSDRGGNDFAVVYFGQTSNLHRVWDSQMIDRWQLSYTELARWLLADITPERFAQWNDADPMVWIAESAALRDRIYPEPDRRELYWSYGFEWKATVEQRLAQAGVRTAAYLNTLFVGRLDMIGGVQ; encoded by the coding sequence ATGCGTCCTGCAATCCTTGTTATCTGCCTGATCAGTTCGACAAGCGCTCTGGGCTGGGGTCAGACCGGCCACCGGGCCGCTGCCGAAGTGGCCGAGCACTTTCTTTCACCTGAGGCCCGGCACGCGGCCAACGATATCCTCGGCCGCGAGGATCTGGCCCGGGCATCGACCTGGCCGGACTTCATGCGCGCCGATCAAAGCGAATTCTGGCAGGAAGCAGCCAACCCCTGGCACTTCGTGACCGTTCCCGAGGGCAGGCGCTACGCGGATGTCGGCGCACCGCCCGAGGGCGATGCCCACAGCGCGCTGACGCGCTTTTCCGAGACGGTCGTCGATCCTGAGGCGGATCACGATGAGCGCGCGCTTGCCCTGCGCTTCATCATTCACATCATTGCTGACCTGCACCAGCCACTCCACGTGGGCAACGGCAGCGATCGCGGCGGCAATGACTTTGCGGTCGTCTATTTCGGACAGACCAGCAATCTTCACCGGGTCTGGGACAGCCAGATGATCGACCGCTGGCAGCTGTCCTACACCGAGCTGGCCAGGTGGCTGCTGGCCGACATCACGCCCGAGCGCTTTGCGCAGTGGAACGACGCTGACCCAATGGTGTGGATCGCCGAGAGCGCTGCCCTGCGCGATCGCATCTATCCCGAGCCTGATCGGCGGGAGCTGTACTGGTCCTATGGTTTCGAATGGAAAGCCACGGTCGAGCAGCGCCTGGCCCAGGCGGGAGTGCGCACCGCTGCCTACCTGAACACCCTGTTTGTGGGCCGTCTGGATATGATCGGTGGTGTTCAGTAA
- a CDS encoding sensor domain-containing diguanylate cyclase → MDREGLSQAQDQRGQSKWPWHWLVHLLLLGIAWLALWRISALMEYAPHASIWFPPAGLSFAAFLVLRLRALPVILICSIVATVWADAMYATGLPLTEQLRGGVLFGLVHCAAYLTGAVILRRVIERSSSDGLPAIIIAFLVLAAGSALLAALLGVRTLDYAGMIDMTADTNLWLPWWIGDMAGAIVLAPLFAGLLIRNDTTMPAWLHSLQLNGTVARRLHWFGKLAVLAGLLSLVMTATARFGPTELLAFAVFFLIIPQMWITYTESALRVAVSLAVFCSLTAIWVAVFGLIEQAMVYQFAITVIAASTYFGLTVPVLTDHNRKLRQLADTDTLTGVSSRRSFFEQGRIELARARRRGQAASLCLLDLDHFKTVNDELGHSAGDQVLISVAETIRQALRANDLLGRFGGDEFMMLLTDCSADCARKKSETLSRQMARAEVPGSSRRLAATFSVVEIQPGETLEAAFERADAALLAIKRER, encoded by the coding sequence ATGGACCGGGAAGGGTTGAGTCAAGCGCAGGACCAGCGTGGCCAGAGCAAGTGGCCATGGCATTGGCTGGTCCATCTGCTGCTGCTTGGCATCGCCTGGCTGGCCTTGTGGCGGATTTCGGCGCTGATGGAGTATGCACCGCATGCCAGCATCTGGTTTCCGCCGGCCGGGCTGTCCTTCGCTGCCTTTCTGGTGCTACGGCTGCGCGCCCTGCCGGTTATCCTGATTTGCTCGATCGTGGCCACGGTCTGGGCCGACGCCATGTATGCCACCGGCTTGCCCCTCACCGAGCAGCTGCGGGGCGGCGTGCTGTTCGGGCTGGTCCACTGCGCAGCCTACCTCACCGGCGCGGTCATTCTGCGTCGTGTGATTGAGCGTTCTTCCAGCGACGGCCTCCCGGCCATCATCATTGCCTTTCTGGTTCTGGCCGCCGGCTCGGCGCTGCTTGCCGCCCTGCTCGGCGTGCGCACGCTCGACTATGCCGGCATGATCGACATGACCGCGGACACCAACCTTTGGCTACCCTGGTGGATTGGCGACATGGCCGGGGCCATCGTGCTGGCGCCGCTTTTTGCCGGGCTGCTGATCCGCAACGATACGACCATGCCGGCGTGGCTGCACTCGCTTCAGCTCAATGGCACTGTCGCCAGACGCCTGCATTGGTTCGGCAAGCTGGCGGTACTGGCCGGGCTGCTGAGCCTGGTGATGACCGCAACAGCAAGATTCGGACCCACCGAACTGCTCGCCTTTGCGGTGTTTTTCCTGATCATCCCGCAGATGTGGATCACCTACACCGAAAGCGCCCTTCGGGTCGCTGTGAGTCTGGCCGTGTTCTGCAGCCTGACTGCCATCTGGGTCGCCGTGTTCGGCCTGATCGAGCAGGCCATGGTCTACCAGTTCGCGATCACCGTGATCGCGGCCAGTACCTATTTTGGTCTCACCGTGCCGGTGCTGACCGACCACAACCGCAAACTCCGGCAGTTGGCTGATACCGACACGCTTACCGGCGTAAGCAGCCGCCGCTCGTTTTTCGAGCAGGGCCGGATCGAGCTGGCGCGCGCGCGTCGCCGCGGCCAGGCGGCATCGCTGTGTCTGCTCGATCTCGATCACTTCAAGACAGTCAACGATGAACTGGGGCACAGTGCCGGTGACCAGGTGCTCATCAGCGTGGCCGAAACCATTCGCCAAGCGCTGCGCGCCAACGACCTGCTGGGACGGTTTGGTGGCGATGAGTTCATGATGCTGCTGACCGACTGCTCAGCCGACTGCGCCAGGAAAAAGTCCGAGACCCTGTCCCGCCAGATGGCCCGGGCTGAAGTTCCGGGCTCGTCCAGGCGGCTGGCGGCGACCTTCAGCGTCGTTGAAATTCAGCCGGGTGAAACGCTGGAGGCGGCTTTCGAGCGTGCCGATGCCGCCCTGCTGGCGATCAAGCGGGAGCGCTAG